The following proteins are encoded in a genomic region of Spirosoma sp. SC4-14:
- the hsdR gene encoding type I restriction-modification system endonuclease, protein MPSNFTFLESEFPILFNIGSTAEQYYHPDPVYCLTRLRTFGEKLTEFLFKEHALEFPYDNSFHNRLVTLVDEKLLPFAIKDLLFLIKKKGNPAVHENLGSAADANQVLQAAFTVAKWFYETYSQENRNIYMLVFREPEFVDDKAERKKLEEDYKALEKRLSELLSERQTNGLSDQQQQAIQQRSEQAARRIEMTEAQTRELIDEMLRKAGWEVDTPTLNFKLHKSLPQKGKNRAIAEWPAGSLWADYALFVGTELYGLIEAKRYAQDISTDLRQTKLYAQHVQATNGATLLGEWDTYRVPFLFSTNGRPYLEQIKTKSGIWFLDVRKTTNSARPLQGWYSPEGLVKLREKDILEANQKLAASPLDFLESKSGLNLRNYQIKAIQAVENQIIRNPDSRRALLAMATGTGKTRTIIGLCYHLIQTNRFNRILFLVDRTLLGTQAINAFKDNKIVDLNTFADIYGVKELKHILPAADTRLQFATVQSMVKRLFENDTDDAIPAVDQYDCIIIDEAHRGYLLDREIDEEGLNFKNQQDYVSKYRQVLDYFDAYAIGLTATPALHTTEIFGKPIYTYSYREAVIDGYLIDHDPPFLIKTKLSQEGIKWDKGEKPSVYDPETNEVIELAELEDELHFDIVGFNKQVITENFNRTVVKQLVQQLDPDGDEKTLIFAATDDHADIVVRLLKEEFREIGVSVSDDAIQKITGKSYNPQEQLNRYKNEKFPTIAVTVDLLTTGIDVPAICNIVFLRRVKSRILYEQMLGRATRRCDEIKKETFRIYDAVRLYEALENYTQMKPVVVNPATTFDQLATELPQIDSDERAKMQLEQIIAKIQRKKHNMTDPQVQQFTYTAGGKSPDALIQAFREQPLTESRSQVARFTALWRYLDSLTFTGNPIYFSNHEDEFVAMETGYGIASKPADYLDSFAQFLRDNQNTITALNIVCTRPTELTRSALKELLIALAQKGYDPKALKTAWKEARNEDIGADIISMIRTLAVGSALESHEERIKKAVGKVRSMQNWNRIQLKWIDRFEKQLLAETVLQVENLDEEPFKDEGGFSVINKVFNNQLGQVIQTINQNLYPQTA, encoded by the coding sequence ATGCCTTCCAATTTTACGTTTCTAGAGTCGGAGTTTCCTATTCTTTTTAACATTGGCAGTACGGCCGAACAATATTACCATCCAGATCCTGTCTATTGCCTAACCCGGTTGCGTACTTTTGGCGAAAAATTAACCGAATTTCTGTTTAAGGAACATGCACTAGAATTCCCCTATGACAATTCTTTTCATAATCGGCTTGTTACCCTGGTTGACGAAAAGCTACTGCCTTTTGCTATTAAAGACCTTTTATTTCTAATCAAGAAAAAAGGAAATCCGGCTGTGCATGAAAATTTGGGCTCAGCCGCCGACGCCAACCAGGTACTACAGGCGGCTTTTACGGTTGCCAAATGGTTTTATGAAACTTATTCGCAGGAAAACCGGAATATTTACATGCTGGTGTTTCGGGAGCCGGAGTTTGTTGATGATAAGGCCGAACGTAAAAAGCTGGAAGAAGACTATAAAGCTCTGGAGAAAAGGTTGTCTGAACTACTGTCTGAACGACAAACGAACGGGCTGTCCGATCAGCAGCAGCAGGCGATTCAACAGCGTTCCGAACAGGCTGCCCGTCGGATTGAAATGACCGAGGCTCAGACCCGCGAGTTGATTGATGAGATGCTTCGTAAAGCCGGATGGGAAGTCGATACGCCTACCCTCAATTTTAAACTCCATAAATCCCTGCCCCAGAAAGGAAAAAACCGGGCGATTGCTGAATGGCCAGCCGGGTCTCTATGGGCGGATTACGCGCTGTTTGTGGGTACGGAGCTATATGGCCTGATCGAAGCCAAGCGATACGCCCAGGACATCTCTACCGATCTACGGCAAACCAAACTGTATGCTCAACATGTGCAGGCAACCAACGGGGCTACCCTGTTAGGCGAGTGGGATACTTACCGGGTGCCGTTCCTGTTTTCCACCAATGGCAGACCCTATCTGGAACAGATCAAAACCAAAAGTGGTATCTGGTTTCTGGATGTTCGGAAAACGACCAATTCGGCACGTCCTTTACAAGGCTGGTATTCACCGGAGGGATTGGTGAAGCTTCGGGAGAAAGACATTCTGGAAGCCAATCAGAAACTGGCTGCTTCACCGCTCGATTTTCTGGAAAGTAAAAGCGGGCTTAATCTCAGAAACTACCAGATTAAGGCGATCCAGGCCGTCGAAAATCAGATCATTCGGAATCCCGATTCCCGACGAGCGTTACTGGCAATGGCGACTGGTACCGGCAAAACCCGAACGATCATCGGACTATGCTATCACCTGATCCAGACCAATCGGTTTAACCGTATCCTGTTTCTGGTTGATCGGACGCTACTGGGTACCCAGGCCATCAATGCCTTTAAAGACAACAAGATCGTTGACCTTAACACCTTTGCCGACATCTACGGCGTAAAGGAGCTAAAACATATACTTCCAGCGGCCGACACCCGTCTTCAGTTTGCGACGGTACAGTCGATGGTTAAACGGTTGTTCGAGAACGATACCGACGATGCCATTCCCGCTGTCGATCAGTACGACTGCATCATCATTGACGAGGCCCACCGGGGTTACCTGCTCGACCGGGAAATTGACGAGGAAGGGCTCAATTTCAAAAATCAGCAGGACTATGTCAGCAAATACCGGCAGGTGCTGGATTATTTCGATGCCTATGCCATTGGGCTAACGGCTACCCCTGCCCTGCATACAACCGAGATTTTCGGCAAACCCATTTATACCTACTCCTACCGGGAAGCTGTGATCGATGGGTATCTGATCGACCATGACCCGCCTTTTCTGATCAAAACGAAGCTGAGCCAGGAGGGTATCAAGTGGGATAAAGGTGAAAAGCCCTCCGTCTACGATCCTGAAACGAATGAGGTGATCGAACTGGCCGAACTGGAAGATGAGCTGCATTTCGACATCGTGGGCTTCAACAAACAGGTGATTACCGAAAACTTCAACCGAACTGTGGTGAAGCAACTGGTTCAGCAACTGGACCCGGATGGCGACGAAAAAACGCTGATTTTTGCCGCTACCGACGATCATGCCGATATAGTCGTTCGTCTGCTGAAAGAGGAATTCCGGGAAATTGGCGTTAGCGTGTCCGACGATGCGATCCAGAAGATTACGGGCAAATCCTATAATCCACAGGAACAACTGAACCGCTATAAAAACGAGAAATTCCCGACCATTGCCGTTACGGTCGATCTGCTCACCACGGGTATTGATGTACCGGCCATTTGTAACATCGTGTTTCTGCGCCGGGTAAAATCCCGGATTCTGTATGAGCAAATGCTGGGTCGGGCCACCCGTCGATGCGATGAAATAAAGAAGGAAACTTTCCGCATTTATGACGCGGTCAGGCTCTACGAAGCCCTGGAAAACTACACTCAAATGAAACCGGTGGTGGTAAATCCGGCCACTACATTTGATCAACTTGCTACCGAACTGCCGCAAATCGATTCCGACGAGCGGGCTAAGATGCAGTTGGAACAGATCATTGCCAAAATCCAGCGGAAGAAGCATAATATGACCGACCCACAAGTGCAGCAATTCACCTACACAGCAGGTGGCAAAAGCCCCGATGCGCTTATCCAGGCTTTTCGGGAGCAGCCGCTGACCGAGAGCCGTAGCCAGGTGGCCCGATTTACCGCCCTCTGGCGATACCTCGATAGCCTGACCTTTACCGGAAATCCGATTTATTTTTCCAATCATGAAGATGAGTTTGTGGCGATGGAAACCGGGTACGGGATTGCCAGTAAGCCAGCCGATTACCTCGATAGCTTTGCCCAGTTTCTACGCGACAATCAGAATACCATCACTGCGCTGAACATTGTTTGTACCCGACCGACTGAACTGACCCGAAGCGCCCTAAAGGAATTATTGATAGCTTTGGCGCAGAAAGGCTATGACCCGAAAGCCCTGAAGACGGCCTGGAAAGAAGCCCGGAATGAAGACATTGGTGCCGATATTATCTCGATGATTCGGACGCTGGCTGTTGGGAGCGCGTTGGAGTCGCACGAAGAACGGATCAAAAAAGCGGTTGGGAAGGTACGGTCCATGCAGAACTGGAATCGGATACAACTCAAGTGGATTGATCGATTCGAAAAACAACTGCTGGCCGAAACGGTGCTCCAGGTCGAAAACCTCGATGAAGAGCCGTTTAAGGATGAGGGCGGTTTTTCGGTGATCAACAAGGTCTTCAACAACCAGCTTGGTCAGGTTATTCAAACCATCAATCAAAACTTATACCCACAAACTGCGTAA
- a CDS encoding N-6 DNA methylase — MSAEDIAGKLWGLCNVLRDDGVTYHQYLNELTYILFLRLSELKAFESDIPEEYRWSKLTRIADNKELFDTYRELLATISTKSPNEAVKEIYTNASTTLRKPVNLKTLVTSIDNLNWFDEHEHDKLATIYEELLEKNAGEKKSGAGQYFTPRPLINVMVELVAPRLGERWNDPAAGTFGFMIAADQYLRLKHDGYYDLNAADRHFQKYDAFSGCELVQDVHRLALMNAKLHEMESTIYLGDTLSELGKGFRNFDGVLANPPFGTKQGGERPSRDDLTFLSSNKQLNFLQHIYRSLHKRGGARAAVVLPDNVLFEDGDGRKIRRDLMDKCNLHTILRLPTGIFYAAGVKTNVLFFERGSTETGNTQQVWFYDMRTNMPSYGKRTPFTRAAFADFVRAYTGGIDLADLSEQYDGTVDTAKRAAITDPRFSCLTREQIAQKNDSLDLGLIADDSHTNGTHDDDPLDIAREAANELKAMHLELEKIIELLG; from the coding sequence ATGAGTGCCGAAGATATTGCTGGTAAACTCTGGGGGCTGTGTAACGTGCTGCGCGACGATGGCGTTACCTATCACCAGTACCTTAACGAGCTTACCTACATTCTGTTTCTACGCCTGTCGGAGCTGAAAGCCTTTGAGAGTGATATTCCCGAAGAGTACCGCTGGTCGAAACTGACCCGCATTGCCGACAACAAAGAGCTGTTCGATACCTACCGCGAACTGCTGGCGACCATCTCGACCAAGTCGCCCAACGAAGCGGTGAAGGAAATCTACACCAATGCCTCTACCACACTGCGCAAACCCGTCAATCTCAAAACGCTCGTGACCAGCATCGATAACCTGAACTGGTTCGATGAACACGAACACGACAAGCTGGCAACGATTTACGAAGAGCTACTGGAGAAAAATGCCGGGGAAAAAAAATCCGGTGCCGGACAGTACTTTACCCCGCGCCCACTGATCAACGTAATGGTAGAACTGGTAGCCCCGCGCCTGGGTGAACGCTGGAACGACCCAGCGGCTGGTACGTTTGGGTTTATGATTGCCGCCGACCAGTACCTGCGCCTGAAACACGACGGTTATTACGATCTCAATGCCGCTGACCGGCATTTTCAGAAGTACGACGCCTTCAGTGGCTGCGAGTTGGTGCAGGATGTCCACCGGCTGGCGTTGATGAACGCCAAACTACACGAAATGGAAAGCACCATTTACCTGGGCGATACGCTTTCCGAACTGGGTAAAGGTTTTCGGAATTTCGATGGGGTGCTAGCCAACCCGCCGTTTGGTACCAAGCAGGGTGGCGAACGCCCCTCGCGCGACGACCTGACGTTTTTGAGCAGCAACAAACAGCTCAACTTCCTGCAACACATCTACCGCTCGCTGCACAAACGCGGGGGAGCGCGTGCCGCCGTAGTACTGCCCGACAATGTGCTGTTTGAAGATGGTGATGGCCGCAAAATCCGGCGCGACCTGATGGATAAGTGCAACCTGCACACCATTCTGCGGCTGCCGACGGGCATTTTCTACGCGGCTGGCGTAAAAACCAACGTACTGTTTTTTGAGCGCGGCAGTACCGAAACGGGCAACACCCAGCAGGTGTGGTTCTACGACATGCGGACCAACATGCCCAGCTACGGCAAACGTACGCCTTTTACGCGCGCGGCCTTTGCCGATTTTGTGCGGGCCTACACGGGTGGCATCGACCTGGCCGACCTGAGCGAGCAGTACGACGGCACGGTTGACACGGCTAAGCGAGCCGCCATCACCGACCCGCGTTTTAGCTGCCTCACCCGCGAGCAGATTGCCCAAAAGAATGACTCACTAGACCTGGGCCTGATTGCCGACGACAGCCACACCAACGGCACGCACGACGACGACCCGCTCGACATAGCCCGCGAAGCTGCCAACGAGCTAAAAGCCATGCACCTCGAATTAGAAAAAATTATTGAACTGCTGGGATAA
- a CDS encoding restriction endonuclease subunit S — protein sequence MENELPEGWIETSLTEVFDVRDGTHDSPKYTESGYQLVTSKNIKNGQIDVNDINYISEKDFLEINKRSKVDKGDLLFSMIGTIGNSAIVAAEPVFAIKNVALFKPKSQVLANFLAYYLNSPLVKDKMLKEAKGTTQKFVGLGYLREFPFPLPPLAEQTRIVAKLDAAFAHLGTLKTSLARIPELLKKFRQTVLTQAVTGKLTEADIKRWEETTLADIIESKPKNGYSANPVSYETPFKVLTLSSTTLGKFSPNHYKYFDEPISKDSHFWLQPNDILIQRGNTIDYVGVSAIYDNLPNEFIYPDLMIKVRANQSIILTQYLYFVLSCSKSRNYLRERATGTTGNMPKINQPTLISLPIQLPPLEEQQEIVRCVEALFAKADALEAQYVSLKEKIDKLPQALLAKAFRGELVPQDPTDEPASVLLEKIKAAANTAGKKKTRQTSLAFMEE from the coding sequence ATGGAAAACGAATTGCCGGAAGGGTGGATTGAAACGTCCCTGACTGAAGTTTTTGATGTTCGAGATGGAACTCACGATTCCCCCAAGTATACTGAATCAGGATACCAATTGGTGACTTCCAAAAATATAAAGAATGGTCAAATTGATGTAAATGATATAAACTATATATCTGAAAAAGACTTTTTAGAAATTAATAAAAGGAGTAAAGTCGATAAAGGAGATTTATTATTCTCTATGATTGGTACAATTGGGAATTCAGCAATTGTAGCCGCAGAGCCAGTATTTGCTATAAAAAACGTAGCTCTATTTAAACCTAAAAGTCAGGTATTAGCTAACTTTTTAGCCTACTATTTAAATAGCCCTTTGGTTAAAGATAAAATGCTAAAAGAGGCTAAAGGAACCACTCAAAAATTCGTTGGTTTAGGATACCTTAGAGAATTCCCCTTCCCCCTCCCTCCCCTTGCCGAGCAAACCCGCATTGTGGCCAAATTAGATGCGGCCTTTGCGCATTTGGGAACACTGAAAACGAGCTTAGCCCGCATTCCTGAACTGCTCAAGAAATTCCGCCAAACCGTTCTTACCCAAGCCGTAACGGGGAAGTTGACGGAGGCAGATATTAAGAGATGGGAAGAAACTACGTTAGCGGATATAATTGAAAGTAAGCCTAAAAATGGCTATTCGGCAAATCCTGTTAGTTACGAAACTCCGTTTAAAGTATTAACATTAAGTTCTACAACTTTAGGAAAATTTTCCCCAAATCACTATAAATATTTTGATGAACCTATAAGCAAAGATTCTCATTTTTGGCTGCAACCTAACGACATACTAATCCAACGCGGAAACACAATCGATTATGTAGGTGTATCAGCAATATACGACAATTTACCCAATGAATTTATATATCCTGACTTAATGATAAAAGTAAGGGCTAATCAAAGCATAATACTTACCCAGTATTTATATTTTGTTCTTTCCTGTAGTAAATCAAGAAATTATTTAAGAGAAAGAGCAACTGGAACAACAGGTAATATGCCAAAGATTAATCAGCCTACTTTAATTAGCTTACCTATTCAATTACCACCCCTCGAAGAACAACAAGAAATTGTCCGGTGTGTTGAAGCCTTATTTGCCAAAGCGGATGCGCTCGAAGCGCAGTATGTTTCGCTGAAAGAGAAAATCGACAAGCTACCGCAGGCGCTGCTGGCCAAAGCCTTCCGGGGTGAGCTGGTCCCGCAAGACCCTACCGATGAACCCGCTTCGGTACTATTGGAAAAGATCAAAGCCGCAGCCAACACCGCCGGGAAGAAAAAGACCAGACAAACGTCGCTGGCGTTTATGGAGGAGTAA
- a CDS encoding TIR domain-containing protein → MARKVFFSFHYTRDSHRVAQIRNCNAVSQHFERTPFLDRAQWESIKRQGVAAIQKWINDNMNGTSVVVLCFGLETYKRPWVIYELEKAHREGRGIVAIDMSGMNNMLNQYDGPGPNPLVYAKDALGNRLSSHAKYITYHWGRDNGRLYIDNWIEKAAQLAGR, encoded by the coding sequence ATGGCACGAAAAGTATTTTTCAGTTTTCACTACACGCGTGATTCACACCGGGTAGCTCAAATCCGCAACTGTAACGCGGTATCGCAGCACTTCGAACGGACGCCTTTTCTGGATAGAGCCCAGTGGGAATCCATCAAACGGCAAGGGGTAGCCGCCATTCAGAAATGGATTAACGACAACATGAATGGAACTTCGGTGGTGGTGCTTTGCTTCGGTCTGGAAACCTATAAACGGCCCTGGGTAATTTATGAGCTGGAAAAAGCACATAGGGAGGGCAGGGGCATTGTAGCGATTGATATGAGCGGTATGAACAATATGCTGAATCAGTATGACGGCCCCGGACCTAATCCACTCGTTTATGCAAAGGATGCCTTAGGCAACCGCCTATCATCGCACGCCAAATACATCACTTATCATTGGGGGCGTGATAATGGTAGGCTCTATATCGATAATTGGATTGAAAAGGCGGCTCAACTGGCTGGCCGATGA
- a CDS encoding SIR2 family protein, whose translation MNTSPEIESFIRDYVKHLSEGNAAIFAGAGLSRGAGFVDWKELLREIAKDLGLNIDDEYDLISIAQYHVNDRGRDKIKNKILSEFSDEEDLTPNHKILARLPINTYWTTNYDQLLERALKEEHKIVDTKYTIDQLLTTRPRRDAVIYKMHGDVNHPADAVITKEDYQVYHYTHEPFITLLNGDLLSKNFLFLGFSFTDPNLEYVLSRVKLRHGKQARTHYCFIRKHRASDSDCPNEATLAYKLQKQKLFVDDLRRYQIKALLIDDYDDITEILREIETRFKKRTVFISGSAADYGRMDQQQAQGFIHNLSKALIKAGYRIVNGFGWGVGSAVINGALEAIYERPDKYTDDQLIMRPFPQFKTGAKELPELWTEYRQRMIAEAGVAVYVFGNKLQDGQLIDAPGVHEEFEIAKAQGVTAVPIGSTGFMTEQIYREVVSEYSAALFQQHSDLAAMYSEIGDSDRSDAKTIQSVINIITKLQD comes from the coding sequence ATGAACACGTCACCTGAAATTGAATCCTTTATTCGGGATTATGTAAAGCATTTATCGGAAGGTAATGCCGCTATTTTCGCGGGAGCGGGCCTTTCACGCGGAGCTGGCTTTGTCGACTGGAAAGAACTGCTGCGGGAAATCGCTAAGGACTTAGGTCTGAATATCGATGACGAATACGATCTGATTTCCATCGCCCAGTATCATGTGAATGACCGGGGCCGGGATAAGATTAAAAACAAAATTCTGAGCGAGTTTTCGGACGAGGAAGACTTAACACCCAATCATAAGATCCTGGCTAGGTTACCGATCAATACGTACTGGACAACGAACTACGACCAGTTGCTTGAACGAGCCTTGAAAGAGGAGCACAAGATCGTTGATACGAAGTATACGATTGACCAACTCCTTACCACTCGCCCGCGCCGGGATGCTGTGATCTATAAAATGCATGGCGATGTCAATCACCCTGCCGATGCCGTAATAACGAAAGAAGATTACCAGGTCTACCACTATACCCATGAACCGTTTATTACCCTGCTAAACGGTGATTTGCTATCCAAAAATTTCCTGTTCCTAGGCTTTAGTTTCACTGATCCGAATCTGGAATATGTGCTGAGCCGCGTAAAACTCAGACATGGAAAGCAGGCACGAACGCATTATTGCTTCATCCGAAAGCACCGTGCAAGTGATTCCGACTGCCCAAATGAGGCAACGCTGGCTTATAAGCTACAGAAGCAAAAATTGTTTGTAGATGATTTACGGCGATACCAGATTAAAGCCTTGCTAATCGATGATTATGACGACATCACTGAAATCCTACGGGAAATAGAGACACGTTTTAAGAAACGTACGGTCTTCATTTCGGGCAGTGCTGCTGATTATGGGCGAATGGATCAGCAACAGGCCCAGGGGTTCATTCATAATTTGAGCAAGGCGCTCATCAAAGCTGGCTATCGCATTGTGAATGGCTTTGGTTGGGGTGTAGGCAGTGCGGTTATCAACGGGGCCCTTGAAGCAATCTATGAACGCCCAGATAAGTACACCGACGATCAACTGATTATGCGGCCATTTCCCCAGTTTAAAACGGGCGCTAAGGAATTACCCGAATTGTGGACGGAGTACCGGCAACGAATGATTGCGGAAGCGGGTGTGGCGGTTTACGTGTTCGGTAATAAACTCCAAGACGGTCAACTTATTGACGCACCCGGCGTTCATGAGGAGTTTGAAATAGCCAAAGCACAAGGCGTAACGGCAGTACCCATAGGCTCTACTGGCTTCATGACGGAGCAAATATATAGGGAGGTTGTCAGCGAGTATTCGGCCGCTCTTTTCCAGCAACATTCGGATTTAGCGGCTATGTATTCGGAAATCGGTGATTCTGACCGTAGCGACGCAAAAACGATTCAGTCGGTAATCAATATCATAACTAAACTTCAGGACTAA
- a CDS encoding toll/interleukin-1 receptor domain-containing protein — protein sequence MALITEEQLRARVQSQPVQNRSGDRIYNVHAKAETLLSEARSYQNSTKATQDTFDIFLSHSTKDAELVAGLKLLLEDLGFKVYVDWIEDPQLSRAHVTKNTARVLQGRMRQCKTLIYAFSENSSESRWMPWELGYFDGIKNKVAVMPIAKGSRSDDFKGTEYLGLYYYITIDKIQNSTQEAIWVHESTKVYVAFDNWFKFNSQPYQH from the coding sequence ATGGCACTTATTACTGAAGAACAACTTAGGGCAAGGGTTCAGAGTCAACCCGTACAAAATCGGTCTGGTGACCGGATTTATAATGTCCACGCTAAAGCGGAAACATTGCTGTCAGAGGCTCGAAGCTACCAGAATTCTACCAAAGCTACTCAGGACACATTCGATATCTTTCTGTCGCATAGCACTAAAGATGCTGAATTGGTGGCCGGTTTAAAACTACTCCTTGAAGATCTAGGCTTTAAGGTCTACGTTGACTGGATCGAAGATCCACAGCTAAGCCGTGCCCATGTAACCAAGAACACAGCCAGGGTCTTGCAGGGGCGAATGCGGCAATGCAAAACGTTGATCTACGCCTTTTCCGAAAACTCTTCAGAATCACGGTGGATGCCCTGGGAGCTGGGGTACTTTGATGGTATCAAAAACAAAGTTGCTGTCATGCCAATCGCTAAAGGCTCCCGTTCAGACGATTTTAAAGGAACGGAATATCTGGGGCTGTACTACTACATCACGATCGATAAAATCCAGAATAGTACGCAGGAGGCTATTTGGGTACACGAGAGCACTAAGGTGTACGTAGCGTTCGACAACTGGTTTAAGTTCAATTCTCAACCCTATCAACATTAA
- a CDS encoding WYL domain-containing protein, with protein MPTNKNASFRYRVLDHCFQNRFRQWTLEALVQKVSDELRDHHNISKGIKKRQIQDDIRIMRSDPPLGYEAPIDCKNGCYFYSDPTFSIEKKALNTQDMNHLGEALSLLRQFRGVPHFRDIERILLKMEGKVRYYDPGEEIIAFEQIELVKGSEHIPKLYEAIRDQQSLIIDYLPFQAIESLRLEAHPYYLKEYRGRWYVFGWIKEWTKVANLALDRVDKMTPCRKAYRHNTDFDPATYFGPIVGVTLQEGGSLQTIKIKVSSISAPYVRTKLIHTSQEEIKVDDHSIFTFNIIPNYEFEAELLRLGEAVEVLEPEEFREKIRERLIDALKNY; from the coding sequence ATGCCCACAAATAAAAATGCCAGTTTCCGGTACAGGGTGTTAGACCACTGTTTCCAGAATCGATTCCGACAATGGACTTTAGAAGCGCTTGTTCAGAAAGTATCTGATGAACTCAGAGACCATCATAACATCAGTAAAGGAATTAAGAAGCGCCAGATACAAGACGACATTCGAATAATGCGCAGTGATCCACCGCTGGGTTATGAAGCGCCGATTGACTGTAAGAATGGCTGCTATTTCTATTCCGATCCCACGTTCAGCATAGAGAAAAAAGCATTGAACACCCAGGATATGAACCACTTGGGAGAGGCCTTAAGCTTATTACGGCAATTCAGAGGTGTTCCACACTTTCGGGATATTGAACGCATTTTGTTGAAAATGGAAGGTAAAGTGCGTTATTACGACCCTGGTGAGGAAATTATTGCTTTTGAACAAATCGAACTCGTGAAAGGCTCTGAGCATATCCCTAAACTTTATGAAGCCATTCGGGACCAGCAGTCATTGATTATTGACTACTTACCCTTTCAAGCAATTGAGTCTTTACGACTGGAAGCACACCCCTACTATTTAAAGGAATACAGAGGGCGTTGGTATGTATTCGGCTGGATTAAAGAGTGGACCAAAGTCGCCAATTTGGCTCTTGACAGAGTAGATAAAATGACTCCATGCCGAAAAGCCTACCGGCATAACACTGATTTTGATCCAGCTACCTATTTCGGACCCATTGTAGGGGTTACCCTTCAGGAAGGAGGAAGTTTACAAACGATCAAAATCAAAGTATCCTCAATTTCTGCACCGTATGTCCGAACAAAGCTTATTCATACATCCCAGGAAGAAATAAAGGTAGACGACCATTCGATCTTTACGTTCAATATTATTCCAAACTACGAGTTTGAAGCTGAGCTACTCAGGCTAGGAGAAGCCGTAGAAGTTTTAGAACCTGAGGAGTTTAGGGAAAAGATCAGGGAACGGTTGATTGACGCACTAAAAAATTATTAA
- a CDS encoding site-specific integrase produces the protein MLLYRYKNDRLKYSTGESIHPSQWDATTQLARTDQKNRKDREPYLVINAQLARYRSTLNRVLAQLSLADLAPTVEEVRLYLDKEFKKRPTKPENDQLKMVTFFEFAEQFLNDCKAGKQLTSANRRYSDAMVKSFRTMINHLIAFQQVYPKRIDFDAFTMVFYEKFKKHLTANNYSLNTIGNLIKNLKIILKRAHRDGITDNEIFRHEDFKKIQEEVETIYLNEEDLQKLYELDLSTKPRLDLIRDTFLIGCYTGLRFSDFIQLSPQNLIRELRGHILTVFTKKTGAKVSIPVSLKVMAILAKYDYQTPRVITNQKFNEYLKELAKLAGLTELVQTARTQGGVRVTRTLQKWELVTTHTARRSFATNAYKAGVSTIDIMKMTGHKTETSFMKYIKVSSEETAIRLLGHSFFSDSAIKVVR, from the coding sequence ATGCTTCTCTACCGCTACAAAAATGATCGGTTAAAGTACTCGACAGGTGAATCAATCCATCCAAGCCAGTGGGATGCAACTACTCAACTCGCTCGTACTGACCAGAAAAATCGAAAAGATCGGGAGCCCTATCTAGTGATAAATGCTCAGCTAGCTAGATATCGCTCAACGTTAAACCGAGTTTTGGCTCAACTCAGTTTAGCAGATTTAGCGCCTACTGTAGAAGAAGTACGTTTGTATCTTGACAAAGAGTTTAAAAAAAGGCCCACTAAGCCGGAAAACGACCAGCTTAAAATGGTTACGTTTTTTGAGTTTGCAGAACAGTTTCTTAATGACTGTAAAGCTGGAAAGCAACTTACTTCGGCGAACCGCAGGTATTCAGATGCTATGGTGAAAAGTTTTAGGACAATGATAAACCATCTGATTGCCTTTCAACAAGTGTACCCCAAACGAATTGATTTTGATGCATTTACGATGGTTTTTTATGAGAAGTTCAAGAAACACCTGACAGCCAATAATTACTCTCTTAACACTATCGGCAATTTGATTAAGAATTTGAAAATAATTCTCAAGCGCGCTCACCGTGATGGTATAACCGATAATGAAATATTTCGCCATGAAGATTTTAAAAAAATCCAGGAAGAAGTTGAAACGATCTATCTAAACGAGGAGGATCTACAAAAGCTATACGAACTCGATCTAAGTACAAAGCCCCGACTTGATTTGATTCGAGATACCTTTCTCATCGGTTGTTATACTGGCCTTCGGTTCTCGGACTTCATCCAACTGAGCCCCCAAAATTTAATTCGTGAACTCCGTGGCCACATCCTTACCGTATTCACGAAGAAAACCGGTGCCAAAGTATCAATTCCAGTTAGCCTGAAAGTCATGGCCATTTTAGCTAAGTATGACTATCAAACGCCCCGTGTTATAACTAATCAGAAGTTCAACGAATATCTTAAGGAGCTAGCTAAGTTAGCGGGCTTAACTGAATTGGTTCAGACTGCCCGAACACAGGGAGGGGTACGCGTTACCCGAACCCTCCAGAAGTGGGAACTTGTGACTACCCACACGGCTCGACGTTCGTTCGCAACAAACGCTTATAAAGCTGGTGTGTCGACCATTGATATTATGAAGATGACTGGACACAAAACCGAAACATCATTCATGAAGTATATCAAAGTGTCGAGTGAAGAAACGGCTATTCGTTTATTGGGGCATTCGTTCTTTTCGGATTCGGCTATCAAAGTAGTTCGATAA